Part of the Nycticebus coucang isolate mNycCou1 chromosome 22, mNycCou1.pri, whole genome shotgun sequence genome, TGCAAGGCTGTGCTCTCCATTGACTACTACAATATGTTCACCAGCATCTTCACACTCACCATGATGAGTGTCGACCGTTACATCGCTGTCTGCCACCCTGTCAAGGCCCTGGACTTCCGCACACCCGCCAAGGCCAAGCTGATCAACATCTGCATCTGGGTCCTGGCCTCGGGTGTTGGTGTACCTATCATGGTCATGGCTGTGACCCGTCCCCGGGGTGAGTGAGTTAGCTGTGGCACAGGCCACTGACCACAGGAGGTAGAACATGGGCCTCTGTGGGCTTGCCTAGTGCTTAGGAGGGAGTATAGGTGGCTCACAAGTGGAGGTGTGGATTGCTGATCAATGGAAGTGTGACAGCTAGCCAGTGGGAGTGTGGAAGTCAGCCAATAGGAATGTGAATGGTTAACTATGTGAGGATGAATGACTGGTCAATGTATTGTGGGTTCCTAGCCAAGggaatttatgaatttatgaatGGAATTCCGGATGGCTGGTCCATGTACATGCAGGTGGCGGGCCAAGAACGTGTGGGATGACGGACCTATAGGGAGATGGAGGGATGGCCAGTAGGGTGAGAATATCACTGATCAGGAAGCAATGGAGGCCGTAAGATCTGAAGTCCCATCCCAGACTTCCTTTCACCCAAGTCTGAAAACCATTGGCCCTGATGACTAAAGCAAAGCCTGGAAAATGGCCTGCAGACAATGACGACAGGTGTATTTCCTGAGAATACAATGGCAATTATTAAAGTAACTGCCTGTATTAGGATAGCTGTTGTAATACACACTCTCCAAAGCTCAGAGGCTTAACAGTAGAAGTTTATTCCTCACTCACATCACAATCCAATGTAAGAGGAGCACAGTCGTTCAGGAACCCAGGCTCCTACTGATGGTTTCTGAATCTTCCACTGCTGGGATCTGGCCAACAAATGAATATGGAGAGGGAGTAGGGAGAAAGCACAACCACTTAAATGCTGTGGCCCATCCCTTCCTAGTGACTGCTGGTCATATGGGCCCACCTCGATGTAAGGAAGTGGAAAAAAGTAGTCTAGACGAAAGTAGAAAAGTAGTCTAGTAACTAACTACCTCTCTTGAGCTACATATCCTGGGGTGTTGAGAAGTTTAAAAGAGGTAATATgtataaaatgcttagaacaaGGCCTGACTCATTGCCAAGGCCTAGTAAATAGCAGCTGGTAAGTAATTAAGCCTGTGAGATAGACAATACAGGGACTCCTACCTCTATTTGACTGTAGGAAAACAGAATCCGAGAGGTCaggtgttttgctttttttttttttaattcagtcatagctgtgtacattaatgcaatcatggggtacaatgtgctggttttattattttatttatttattttttttgtagagacagagtttcactttatggcccttggtagagtgccatgacatcatacagctcacagcaatctccaactcctggacttaagcgattctcttgcctcagcctcccgagtagctgggactacaggtgcctgccacaacgcccggctattttttggttgcagttcagccggggtcgggtttgaacccgccacccttggtatatggggccggcgccttaccgactgagccacaggcgccgcccagtgtgctggttttatatacaatttgaaatattttcatcaaactggtagTTCAGGTGGTTTACTTAGGGTCACACAACCAGGCATTTGGTGGGATTTGGCCTATAACCCACGGTTCTTGCCCCCAAATCTGTTGCTCCTCTTGGTTCCCTTAGTAGAGGTTTGCAGAGGGTCAGTGCTGTGGGTAGGAGAAGGAAATAGGCTTAATGGGAGGCTTCTTGGTCACCCTTGACCCTCACCAGGGCAGAGCCCCCAGTGTCCTTGGCCTCTTAGcagttggtcttttttttttttttttgtagtttttggccagggctgggtatgaacctgccacctccagcatatgagactggcactctactcctttgagccacaagcgccgccctagcAGTTGGTCATGATGCAGCAGTAGGGCCCCTTCTTCACTGTCAGCCTGCAGTTTCCTGGCCATTAACTGCAACCCTGCTGGGGGCAGGACCAGATGGGCTGCCTCAGCCCACACACTTTCACACACAGATTCCTCTATCAGCACTTTCTGGCTTTGTATACCACCTGCTGTGTGTCCTTAAACAAGTGCTGTTCCTCTCTGGGCCTAGTTCTGCCATCTGTACAGTGCAAGCTTTGGACTCAGTCCTTACTAGGAGTCCTGCCAGCCTAATGTCCTGAGATCCCACTGTCTGGCTCCTTAAATCCTAGCATAGCAAGAGACCTTGAGAGTCCCCTGGGTCGGTCCCAGGCCTTATTAGAATCACACAGTGTCCCACAGTAAAGTTCTCATCCAGCTCAAGACCACACTCCAGGAACGGGGACCTCATTCCATCCTGGGTGCCCTTCCTATCTCCTGGCATACCTGGCTGTCAGGAAGTTCTTGAAGTTAAACTCAGATCTGTGGCCTTATCAAAAAGCCACTGGCAGGtagcccatagttcagtgggtagggcgctggccacatacaccgaggctggtgggttacagcccagcctgggcctgctaaacaataatggcaactgcaacaaaaaaatagctgggcattgtggtgggcacctgtagtcccaactacttgggaggctgaggtaagagaatctcttaagcccaagagtttgaggttgctgtgagctgtgatgccatggcactctactgagagcaacagagtgagactctatctcaaaaaaaaaaaagaaaaagaaaaaagaggctatTGGAAGCCTGGGCTCTGGCCTCATACATGTATGTGTCTCTTTTCCCTGTGAGTGCACCAAAAGCTGGGACCCCACAGTGCTCTCCGTGCCTTAGCCTATCAGTCCTCACAATGAGAGGTAGGCATTGTTGTTAGTCCCACTCTACTAAAGCTCAAAGAGGCTGGGTAATCTGCCTCCACAGCAGGGCTGGAGTCCTGCTCCTAACTCACCTTAATGACTTAGTGGTACTGTTCccactgcagtggttctcaaccttcctaatgccacgaccctttaatacagttcttgtgggttgcaacccactggttgagaacctctgcactAGCGCTAGTTTGGAAATGGGTCGGGATGTTTTCCATTATCATAATGACTACCATTTAGTGGGATGGGCTAAATTATTTCATGTTCATGCCACCTGTGGACATAGAAGCCTAGAAGTGGGCTGGGAGAAAGCATAAAAGACCTCCAAGATAAGGGCCAATCCTCCCGGGGTCTTTAAGGACGAGTAGGAGTTCTCAAAGTATAGCAGCGGAGGAgagtggggtgcagtggctcacgcctgtaatcctagcactctggaggaccaggcaggtggactgcctgaactcacaggttccagagcagcctgagctagagccagacctCTCTAAAGATAGCCCGGTGTTGTGATAGGCAtgtgtattcccagctactctggaggctgaggcaagagaattgcctgaccctaagagtttgaggttgctatgagctatgacagcactccactgagggtaacaaactaagactctgtctcaaaaaaaaaaaaaaaaagcgaaggGGAAAATTataggcaaaagaatcactttgagcaaagggcaggaggaggtggtgggACCTGACCAAGTCTTAGAAGGGGGGGGGCAAATAGGCAGGGCCCCGTAGGTGCACAGACCCTCACCCCCTGTCTGTCTTTTCTTGTTTCCCTGACCCAGACGGAGCAGTGGTGTGCATGCTCCAGTTCCCCAGCCCCAGCTGGTACTGGGACACAGTGACCAAGATCTGCGTGTTCCTCTTCGCTTTCGTGGTGCCCATCCTGGTCATCACCGTGTGCTACGGCCTCATGCTGCTGCGCCTGCGCAGTGTGCGCCTGCTGTCGGGCTCCAAGGAGAAAGACCGCAGTCTGCGGCGCATCACGCGCatggtgctggtggtggtgggtgccttcGTGGTGTGCTGGGCGCCCATCCACATCTTCGTCATCGTCTGGACGCTGGTGGACATCGACCGGCGCGACCCGCTCGTGGTGGCCGCTCTGCACCTGTGCATCGCGCTGGGCTACGCCAACAGCAGCCTCAACCCCGTGCTCTACGCCTTCCTGGACGAGAACTTCAAGCGCTGCTTCCGCCAGCTCTGCCGCAAGCCCTGTGGTCGCCCGGAACCCAACAGCTTCAGCCGCACCCGCGAAGCCACCGCTCGCGAGCGGGTCACTGCCTGCACCCCGTCCGATGGTCCTGGCGGTGGCGCCGCCGCCtgaccaggccaggccaggccgcCACTGTCCCCCGCCCGCCCCTCTGAAGTGACCTTGCCGCCACACCGGGTCCTAACGGGAGGCGCAGGCCACGATCTAGAATGGGGCAGTAGAGGTTGGAGGCTTGGAACCTGCAGCCAGGCCTCTACTGGAGAAGGGGGCCGGGCAGTGGAGAGGCAGATGTCAGGATCCATAGGGTGATAACCTCTGGGGCAGGCGCACCCGTCATTGACGGCTctagttggggggaggggggggcggGTACTAGGGACTCCAGGGGAGTGGAACAAGACCTGTGACTCTGGAACTGGGCCCCCAAATAGGGACTCCCCAGTGGCTGGGCCTCAACCATGGGACAGCCTGCAGTTCTAACCAAAAAAGGGGCTTTCGGGAATTAGGGTCTATCCTGAGAACTGAGGTTCTCTGGGTCTGGGACCAGGAGGGACAGTGGTGGGGACAGTTACTTGAGAGCTGAGCTGCAAGATTGGACCTCTGTGCAGTGGGGAGGGGCCTCTTCTGGAGTGAGACAGGACAGGACAGTCGGCATGGCTACAGCTCAGCATTTGGTAGCAAGATAAGGGGCTCCCAGGCAGGGGCTAAGGCCTTGACTATGGGGTAGAGTTCTAGCCTCTGAGTTCTAGCAAGGGGCAGGACTTGCTGGGGTCTAGCTCCGATGTGACACTTCTATAAATAAGATGaacataaaagaaacagaaagagggagagagaaacaatATACTTTTTCTCTCTAACATTTATTTGCTTGGAACGTGCAGGGATCCTTCAGCATCGAAGTAGTGGCCACAGTACTATGTTCCAGTGGGGCTTGGGATAGGACAGTAAGGCAGCTCTAGGATAGAGTAATAGGACATGGGCTTGGTTGGAGTAGGGTCCCCAGAGGCTTCAGGAGCCAGAAGGTACCCTGGCTCCAAAACCTAAACTTGGAGTGGGCCTCTGTGacaagtggtggtggtgggtggtcTGAGGTGGTAGTGCTGGGTAGTCTGAGGGAGAGAGGCAGCTCCTGCTTGGAGGTTAGGCCTTCAAGCTGGAGAGTGGATGGTGGAGAGTGGGCCCTGGCTTCTCTGGTCCAGGTACTGGAGGACAGAGGACCATCTGCTTAGAGCCCGGTGGTTGGTAAGTGGCATCTGGAACTGGGTGGCGGGTATCAGAAGCATGATTGCATCAGACTTGGTGCTGGGTCTTGGGACCTGATAAGAACCTGGAAGaaatcctcttccctcctcccaacGTGTGTCTGGTGTCAGTGACTCCAATGAACTGGAACTGCCCGCGTGGGGACCCGACTTGGAAGGGACTGGGGGAAGAAGGTTTTCATAACTGTGACGCTGCCATCAGTGTGTGTTCCCCTGTGCCTTTCCCCCCGGTCTCCCCAGGTCTCCCACCTGCTCCAGCCCAGTTGCTCTCTGCAAGCTGCTGAGGGCAGTGACCACCAGGAGCTGGGCACAGAAgcttttctcttcatttgttttgcattttagtCAAGCCCTCCCAGATCTCTGCTCCCCCAGTGCCTACCCCATGTGTCATCCCCCCCTTTCCTTTACAGACACTGCCTCAGAAATGCCCCCCTGACTCCCTCCTGAAGCAGTGTGCTGACATCCttgtaaaaacaaatttaattttctttcctttttgg contains:
- the OPRD1 gene encoding delta-type opioid receptor isoform X1 gives rise to the protein MEPAPSAGAELQPPLLANASDAYPSALSGAGANASGPPGARSASSLALAIAITALYSAVCAVGLLGNVLVMFGIVRYTKMKTATNIYIFNLALADALATSTLPFQSAKYLMETWPFGELLCKAVLSIDYYNMFTSIFTLTMMSVDRYIAVCHPVKALDFRTPAKAKLINICIWVLASGVGVPIMVMAVTRPRDGAVVCMLQFPSPSWYWDTVTKICVFLFAFVVPILVITVCYGLMLLRLRSVRLLSGSKEKDRSLRRITRMVLVVVGAFVVCWAPIHIFVIVWTLVDIDRRDPLVVAALHLCIALGYANSSLNPVLYAFLDENFKRCFRQLCRKPCGRPEPNSFSRTREATARERVTACTPSDGPGGGAAA
- the OPRD1 gene encoding delta-type opioid receptor isoform X2, translated to MKTATNIYIFNLALADALATSTLPFQSAKYLMETWPFGELLCKAVLSIDYYNMFTSIFTLTMMSVDRYIAVCHPVKALDFRTPAKAKLINICIWVLASGVGVPIMVMAVTRPRDGAVVCMLQFPSPSWYWDTVTKICVFLFAFVVPILVITVCYGLMLLRLRSVRLLSGSKEKDRSLRRITRMVLVVVGAFVVCWAPIHIFVIVWTLVDIDRRDPLVVAALHLCIALGYANSSLNPVLYAFLDENFKRCFRQLCRKPCGRPEPNSFSRTREATARERVTACTPSDGPGGGAAA